A genome region from Gossypium hirsutum isolate 1008001.06 chromosome A04, Gossypium_hirsutum_v2.1, whole genome shotgun sequence includes the following:
- the LOC107948940 gene encoding uncharacterized protein isoform X1, which yields MRNTKSSSSGCFSAVFRRLFCSGTPETHPSVPIIELNAVDIMAKAQVQASESGPGIVARLMGLDTLPDNNWVCRGKTPSSVPRSKSANFMDYMLDFDLTKATHRRVKTSTSFQELPQSPQLLQHNQETMSEPRKWKSQRVNGSSGKNVKQNVNVREKVCSKKKNKKISKLKNEPRRVSSKQSLKSSGCIGVNSKAKTPLEEVSVKTKKKNQSAVRKVEYTDSNSEGSSSSLSPVSVLYVNDFESTKNEETAYFMELVDRPSKMTDEDIKFSN from the coding sequence ATGAGGAACACAAAAAGTTCAAGTTCTGGGTGTTTCTCCGCCGTTTTCCGCCGGCTTTTTTGTTCGGGGACTCCTGAAACACATCCATCAGTCCCCATTATAGAGTTAAACGCCGTTGATATCATGGCTAAGGCTCAAGTCCAAGCATCTGAAAGTGGTCCTGGGATAGTGGCTAGGCTAATGGGGCTGGACACATTGCCAGACAACAACTGGGTTTGTAGAGGCAAAACTCCAAGTTCAGTTCCTCGGAGCAAGTCAGCCAATTTCATGGATTATATGCTGGATTTTGATTTAACAAAAGCCACTCATCGTCGAGTGAAAACGTCGACGTCGTTTCAGGAGCTACCGCAAAGTCCGCAGCTGTTGCAGCACAATCAAGAAACAATGTCTGAGCCAAGGAAATGGAAATCCCAAAGAGTAAATGGATCAAGTGGTAAGAATGTTAAGCAAAATGTGAATGTAAGAGAGAAAGTATGTTCCAAGAAGAAAAACAAGAAGATATCTAAGCTTAAAAACGAGCCAAGGAGAGTTTCTAGTAAACAATCTTTGAAGTCCAGTGGCTGCATTGGTGTAAATTCAAAGGCAAAAACTCCATTGGAGGAAGTATCTGTTAAGacgaagaaaaaaaatcaatctgCAGTTAGGAAAGTTGAGTATACTGACAGTAACTCGGAGGGCTCAAGTTCAAGTTTAAGCCCAGTTTCTGTCCTCTATGTCAATGATTTTGAGTCGACGAAAAACGAGGAGACTGCGTATTTCATGGAGTTGGTGGATAGACCTAGCAAAATGACAGATGAAGATATAAAATTCTCAAATTAG
- the LOC107948940 gene encoding uncharacterized protein isoform X2, whose translation MELVSSSYIGTRGFFARSSSLKFRSLIFSLVDESSLTFFILMSLIVSPELRSLFCFSIRDWFCSHASPSACSYIGTAGFFACSGSLNVPMTSPFDESGTGTAGFYACSNSSSPSPSPSSYIAPTFATFQTSTGKLSTELKTIRNMIDHS comes from the exons ATGGAGTTAGTGTCAA GTTCATACATAGGAACTAGAGGATTTTTCGCACGCTCCTCCTCTTTGAAGTTCCGAAGTTTAATCTTTAGTCTTGTTGATGAATCAAGTTTGACATTCTTCATTTTGATGTCACTGATCGTCTCTCCCGAGCTTCGGTCATTGTTTTGTTTCTCTATCCGTGACTGGTTCTGTTCCCATGCATCTCCCTCAGCATGTTCATACATAGGAACTGCCGGGTTTTTCGCGTGCTCCGGATCATTGAATGTCCCAATGACGAGTCCATTTGATGAATCAG GAACTGGAACTGCAGGGTTTTACGCGTGCTCCAACTCATCCAGTCCAAGTCCTAGTCCTAGTTCATACATAGCCCCCACTTTTGCAACATTCCAAACTTCAACTGGTAAGCTCAGCACAGAGTTAAAAACTATCAGGAATATGATAGACCACAGTTGA